The Dysidea avara chromosome 13, odDysAvar1.4, whole genome shotgun sequence genome includes a region encoding these proteins:
- the LOC136242699 gene encoding enolase-phosphatase E1-like isoform X1 → MSHAVFHSDTDISVGKRKNWVKSVTNSLFRCKVKRRAHQQQEEIDGPKVARLAQKFGSAEELDKENKPMDVKVSVTTHGDSDDSDNDRGPDPTEIVLNMDSLRKFHQIVDPDFDLDEVESRGRLDSHAAYDRAILARAQQRRLPGKVANVTQCRPSLAVSKSESHLRTNRSNSYGGYQLSSGTATLDAEEQILALSPDERQRQIIAKLKEQSSNPLAGLARALKHGPRRSFGKSRHADGDSPKLPPVTKPKPKTPTKPSTDEKEEKTGGFLFRRRSFNERKGSDDDSIKGSPKVSKKFGLKIGGGGNKKPPVRAKPAIASSSTTGEEDSILSEDISEVSSSGTIASPSKSFGPSTHGNSSIQKTSTPHKGGATPPTREKTPGERDSSLYKDPPPLFGHRSVLLGSADIDAIFEKYSQEDAAANAKASGDDSIGSTKPSNKPTPHKKPEITAAKPNMRDRNTSSSDDLKSPSRVLAGKAFFERQKPVETAPPKSSYSKRSGIADRLTSYEQNARSSQAKKEEEKETKVKEDASKKTSSEEDSTTMKKASLWEEEKSTEEVLEVDKTSDTKEDKKKSLFDDYEVASTTAKGKETEAMETDKTTEDKKNLFDDYEVAATAKNDKPLFEEIDEDDKLFGDVDIKKDSTTAATITAKKTVYDELFASEEPTTRVQRSGSLFDQESDEDDELFGTTKKSQKKDASLEILDLSKSPSTVLAEKKAKEVKPISPLADEDESPLFGKPKSPSTPSPSIENEDKKSFEEEEKKVVEEDKEPVEEDKEPVEEDKEPVEEDKEPVEEDKEVVVEEKAAKPEETKEESPSPELFKKPTSPGSPLFDDEAQVQRSTSIFEGKRSKSEEELFQIDQKPDEDSVMKESAVSGGYLLVDVEKRKERSSLFDDELLFDDSEIVSTLDKETKEKSSFSIDDFVMIPDVSSNEPVSIEDTTADPLSDKKIDSTSEVALEEFPPKESTIDEEQDEPIKPKSSGIHRENSAELAKAAVDKKKNTPSREDKKPPTEDKPAWLLEAQRRKERRLQEKEKEKEKKQMGVKDSPKRSASTESSKPLADIKLKKSTVATSSVAKKAPIEEDIPEWKKKLKERRQHTTDLKKPPLSSSKETTTTTSYVSRRERLRDAKETTTNDNKMVDNDKKKTDDEKVDNKKEEQKEKDEEEQKPKEVRDKKSKSPSPLQDKPPLSPKPKLEDLKSPSATTKPSTSSSKPELKKKPSVEVTISSVRQDVRRPSGDQDKEKSPAKEAEASPVKTTTASKDKKTVAVSSKVITTSRTASTSSEDSVPKWKKDLAQQKKTEKLSVERTSREASVTSPTPDSIPEWKRKLLEKRKQKRTPSPTDDTKEQSAAVKIDKQTSSDKPNYRSMLSTRTGQGASATTITTTTTSSPSSRRKNVSTANKEVPEFMKEFKLKRRNSLRDSKS, encoded by the exons ATGTCTCATGCAGTATTTCATTCCGACACGGATATCTCTGTTGGCAAGCGAAAGAACTGGGTGAAGAGCGTTACAAACTCTTTATTTCGTTGCAAG GTGAAGAGACGGGCGCATCAGCAACAGGAAGAAATTGACGGCCCTAAAGTAGCTAGG CTTGCTCAGAAATTTGGTAGTGCAGAAGAGTTGGACAAAGAAAACAAACCAATG GATGTAAAGGTTTCAGTGACAACCCATGGTGACAGTGATGACAGTGACAATGACAGAGGACCT GATCCTACTGAGATTGTTCTTAACATGGACAGCTTGCGGAAATTCCATCAGATTGTTGATCCAGATTTTGACCTAGATGAAGTT GAATCACGTGGCCGGCTAGATTCACATGCTGCATATGATCGTGCCATTTTGGCAAGAGCCCAACAGCGGAGGTTACCGGGTAAAGTAGCTAATGTGACTCAGTGTCGACCTTCTCTGGCTGTCTCCAAGTCTGAGAGCCATCTTAGGACAAATAGGAGTAATA GTTATGGTGGTTATCAGTTGTCCAGTGGTACTGCTACTCTAGATGCTGAAGAGCAGATCCTGGCACTGTCACCAGATGAACGGCAAAGACAA ATTATTGCCAAGTTGAAGGAGCAGTCTAGCAATCCATTGGCTGGCTTGGCTCGTGCACTGAAGCATGGTCCACGTCGTAGTTTTGGCAAATCAAGGCATGCTGATGGTGATTCACCAAAACTGCCACCGGTCACTAAACCGAAGCCTAAAACTCCTACTAAACCAAGCACAGATGAAAAGGAAGAAAAAACTGGTGGCTTTCTGTTCCGACGCAGAAGTTTCAATGAGCGGAAAGGCTCAGATGACGACTCAATCAAAGGCTCTCCAAAGGTCAGCAAAAAGTTTGGACTGAAAATTGGCGGTGGTGGTAACAAAAAGCCACCAGTCAGAGCAAAGCCAGCCATTGCTTCTTCATCAACTACAGGAGAGGAAGATAGCATCTTATCTGAGGATATTTCTGAAGTTAGCAGCAGTGGAACCATTGCTTCCCCCAGCAAATCGTTTGGGCCATCCACACACGGTAACTCCAGTATTCAGAAAACCTCTACCCCACACAAAGGGGGAGCTACTCCACCAACCAGAGAGAAGACACCAGGTGAAAGGGACAGCTCCTTGTACAAGGATCCTCCTCCACTGTTTGGCCATCGATCTGTCTTGTTAGGTTCAGCTGATATCGATGCAATCTTTGAGAAGTACTCACAAGAGGATGCTGCAGCCAATGCTAAGGCTTCTGGGGATGATAGCATAGGAAGTACCAAACCATCTAACAAACCAACACCTCACAAGAAACCTGAAATAACTGCTGCAAAACCGAACATGCGAGATCGTAACACATCTAGTTCTGATGATCTAAAGAGCCCATCACGTGTTTTAGCAGGAAAGGCATTCTTCGAGAGACAGAAACCAGTGGAGACTGCCCCACCCAAAAGCTCTTATTCAAAACGGTCGGGCATTGCTGACAGGCTTACCAGCTATGAACAAAATGCTCGTAGCTCTCAAGCTAAAAAGGAAGAGGAGAAGGAGACCAAAGTAAAAGAAGATGCTAGTAAGAAGACATCTTCTGAAGAAGACAGCACAACAATGAAAAAAGCTTCTTTATGGGAGGAAGAGAAGTCCACAGAAGAAGTACTGGAGGTTGATAAGACTAGTGACACTAAAGAGGACAAAAAGAAGTCTTTATTTGATGATTATGAAGTAGCTTCCACCACTGCAAAGGGCAAGGAGACAGAAGCAATGGAAACTGATAAGACCActgaagataaaaagaatttatTTGATGACTATGAGGTAGCTGCTACTGCTAAAAATGATAAACCATTATTTGAAGAGATTGATGAAGATGACAAACTGTTTGGAGACGTTGATATAAAGAAAGATAGCACTACTGCTGCAACCATCACTGCCAAGAAAACAGTGTATGATGAATTGTTTGCCAGTGAGGAACCAACCACAAGAGTACAGAGGAGTGGATCACTGTTTGACCAAGAGTCCGACGAGGATGATGAACTGTTTGGAACTACAAAGAAGTCACAAAAGAAAGATGCAAGCCTAGAAATCTTGGATCTCAGCAAGTCACCAAGTACAGTGTTAGCTGAAAAGAAGGCAAAAGAAGTGAAGCCTATTTCTCCTTTAGCTGATGAAGATGAGTCCCCATTGTTTGGCAAACCTAAGTCACCATCAACCCCATCGCCTTCTATAGAAAATGAAGATAAGAAAAGTTTTGAGGAGGAAGAGAAGAAAGTTGTTGAGGAGGACAAGGAGCCTGTTGAAGAAGACAAGGAGCCTGTTGAAGAAGACAAGGAGCCTGTTGAAGAAGACAAGGAGCCTGTTGAAGAAGACAAGGAGGTTGTAGTTGAAGAAAAAGCTGCAAAGCCAGAGGAGACCAAAGAGGAATCTCCATCTCCTGAACTGTTTAAGAAACCAACATCACCTGGCTCACCACTGTTTGATGATGAAGCACAAGTGCAGAGGTCAACATCTATCTTTGAAGGCAAGAGGTCCAAGTCTGAGGAAGAGTTGTTCCAAATTGACCAGAAGCCAGATGAAGACTCTGTGATGAAGGAATCAGCAGtatctggtggttatttgctgGTAGATGTTGAGAAAAGGAAAGAAAGATCATCATTGTTTGATGACGAACTGTTATTTGATGACTCAGAAATTGTGTCTACTCTGGACAAGGAGACAAAAGAAAAGAGCTCTTTCAGTATTGATGACTTTGTTATGATACCAGATGTATCCTCAAATGAGCCAGTCAGTATTGAAGACACTACTGCTGATCCATTGAGTGACAAAAAGATTGACAGCACTAGTGAGGTTGCATTGGAGGAATTCCCACCCAAGGAATCAACTATAGACGAAGAACAAGATGAGCCAATAAAACCAAAGTCATCTGGAATTCACCGTGAGAACAGTGCAGAGTTGGCTAAAGCTGCTGTTGATAAGAAAAAGAACACACCATCTAGGGAAGACAAAAAGCCACCAACTGAAGACAAACCAGCATGGTTGTTGGAAGCACAGCGGCGTAAAGAGCGTCGCTTACAGGAGAAAGaaaaggaaaaagaaaagaagCAAATGGGAGTAAAAGATAGCCCAAAAAGGAGTGCTTCAACTGAATCATCCAAACCACTTGCTGATATCAAGTTGAAGAAATCAACAGTTGCAACCAGCAGTGTAGCAAAGAAGGCTCCCATAGAAGAAGATATTCCAGAGTGGAAGAAGAAACTGAAGGAGAGGAGACAGCATACTACTGACCTGAAGAAGCCACCATTGTCATCCTCCAAAGAGACTACCACCACTACATCTTATGTTAGTCGTAGAGAGAGATTAAGGGATGCTAAAGAGACCACCACGAATGATAATAAAATGGTTGATAAtgacaaaaagaaaacagatgATGAGAAAGTGGACAATAAAAAAGAAGAGCAGAAAGAAAAGGATGAAGAGGAACAAAAACCCAAAGAAGTGCGAGACAAAAAGAGTAAGTCACCAAGTCCTTTACAAGACAAGCCACCACTTTCCCCCAAACCAAAGTTAGAAGATTTGAAGTCTCCAAGTGCTACAACTAAACCCAGCACATCCTCTTCAAAGCCAGAATTGAAGAAGAAGCCCTCAGTAGAGGTAACCATTAGCTCAGTTCGACAAGATGTTAGACGACCCTCAGGGGACCAGGATAAGGAGAAGAGTCCCGCCAAGGAAGCTGAAGCAAGCCCAGTGAAAACAACTACTGCAAGTAAAGACAAAAAGACTGTTGCTGTTTCTTCTAAAGTCATTACCACTTCAAGGACTGCTAGTACCTCTTCAGAGGACTCTGTTCCCAAATGGAAGAAAGATTTAGCACAGCAGAAGAAGACAGAGAAGCTGTCAGTGGAAAGGACAAGCCGTGAGGCTTCAGTCACAAGTCCCACTCCAGACAGCATTCCTGAGTGGAAACGAAAATTGTTAGAAAAGAGAAAACAAAAACGCACACCCTCGCCTACTGATGACACTAAAGAG CAATCCGCTGCAGTGAAAATAGACAAGCAGACGTCATCAGACAAACCTAACTATCGTAGCATGCTATCAACCCGAACAGGACAAGGAGCTAGTGctactactattactactacCACTACATCTTCACCAAGTAGCAGAAGAAAGAATGTCAGTACAGCCAACAAAGAGGTGCCAGAATTTATGAAGGAGTTTAAGCTAAAGCGTAGAAATTCTTTACGTGATTCTAAGAG CTGA
- the LOC136242699 gene encoding enolase-phosphatase E1-like isoform X3 produces the protein MSHAVFHSDTDISVGKRKNWVKSVTNSLFRCKLAQKFGSAEELDKENKPMDVKVSVTTHGDSDDSDNDRGPDPTEIVLNMDSLRKFHQIVDPDFDLDEVESRGRLDSHAAYDRAILARAQQRRLPGKVANVTQCRPSLAVSKSESHLRTNRSNSYGGYQLSSGTATLDAEEQILALSPDERQRQIIAKLKEQSSNPLAGLARALKHGPRRSFGKSRHADGDSPKLPPVTKPKPKTPTKPSTDEKEEKTGGFLFRRRSFNERKGSDDDSIKGSPKVSKKFGLKIGGGGNKKPPVRAKPAIASSSTTGEEDSILSEDISEVSSSGTIASPSKSFGPSTHGNSSIQKTSTPHKGGATPPTREKTPGERDSSLYKDPPPLFGHRSVLLGSADIDAIFEKYSQEDAAANAKASGDDSIGSTKPSNKPTPHKKPEITAAKPNMRDRNTSSSDDLKSPSRVLAGKAFFERQKPVETAPPKSSYSKRSGIADRLTSYEQNARSSQAKKEEEKETKVKEDASKKTSSEEDSTTMKKASLWEEEKSTEEVLEVDKTSDTKEDKKKSLFDDYEVASTTAKGKETEAMETDKTTEDKKNLFDDYEVAATAKNDKPLFEEIDEDDKLFGDVDIKKDSTTAATITAKKTVYDELFASEEPTTRVQRSGSLFDQESDEDDELFGTTKKSQKKDASLEILDLSKSPSTVLAEKKAKEVKPISPLADEDESPLFGKPKSPSTPSPSIENEDKKSFEEEEKKVVEEDKEPVEEDKEPVEEDKEPVEEDKEPVEEDKEVVVEEKAAKPEETKEESPSPELFKKPTSPGSPLFDDEAQVQRSTSIFEGKRSKSEEELFQIDQKPDEDSVMKESAVSGGYLLVDVEKRKERSSLFDDELLFDDSEIVSTLDKETKEKSSFSIDDFVMIPDVSSNEPVSIEDTTADPLSDKKIDSTSEVALEEFPPKESTIDEEQDEPIKPKSSGIHRENSAELAKAAVDKKKNTPSREDKKPPTEDKPAWLLEAQRRKERRLQEKEKEKEKKQMGVKDSPKRSASTESSKPLADIKLKKSTVATSSVAKKAPIEEDIPEWKKKLKERRQHTTDLKKPPLSSSKETTTTTSYVSRRERLRDAKETTTNDNKMVDNDKKKTDDEKVDNKKEEQKEKDEEEQKPKEVRDKKSKSPSPLQDKPPLSPKPKLEDLKSPSATTKPSTSSSKPELKKKPSVEVTISSVRQDVRRPSGDQDKEKSPAKEAEASPVKTTTASKDKKTVAVSSKVITTSRTASTSSEDSVPKWKKDLAQQKKTEKLSVERTSREASVTSPTPDSIPEWKRKLLEKRKQKRTPSPTDDTKEQSAAVKIDKQTSSDKPNYRSMLSTRTGQGASATTITTTTTSSPSSRRKNVSTANKEVPEFMKEFKLKRRNSLRDSKS, from the exons ATGTCTCATGCAGTATTTCATTCCGACACGGATATCTCTGTTGGCAAGCGAAAGAACTGGGTGAAGAGCGTTACAAACTCTTTATTTCGTTGCAAG CTTGCTCAGAAATTTGGTAGTGCAGAAGAGTTGGACAAAGAAAACAAACCAATG GATGTAAAGGTTTCAGTGACAACCCATGGTGACAGTGATGACAGTGACAATGACAGAGGACCT GATCCTACTGAGATTGTTCTTAACATGGACAGCTTGCGGAAATTCCATCAGATTGTTGATCCAGATTTTGACCTAGATGAAGTT GAATCACGTGGCCGGCTAGATTCACATGCTGCATATGATCGTGCCATTTTGGCAAGAGCCCAACAGCGGAGGTTACCGGGTAAAGTAGCTAATGTGACTCAGTGTCGACCTTCTCTGGCTGTCTCCAAGTCTGAGAGCCATCTTAGGACAAATAGGAGTAATA GTTATGGTGGTTATCAGTTGTCCAGTGGTACTGCTACTCTAGATGCTGAAGAGCAGATCCTGGCACTGTCACCAGATGAACGGCAAAGACAA ATTATTGCCAAGTTGAAGGAGCAGTCTAGCAATCCATTGGCTGGCTTGGCTCGTGCACTGAAGCATGGTCCACGTCGTAGTTTTGGCAAATCAAGGCATGCTGATGGTGATTCACCAAAACTGCCACCGGTCACTAAACCGAAGCCTAAAACTCCTACTAAACCAAGCACAGATGAAAAGGAAGAAAAAACTGGTGGCTTTCTGTTCCGACGCAGAAGTTTCAATGAGCGGAAAGGCTCAGATGACGACTCAATCAAAGGCTCTCCAAAGGTCAGCAAAAAGTTTGGACTGAAAATTGGCGGTGGTGGTAACAAAAAGCCACCAGTCAGAGCAAAGCCAGCCATTGCTTCTTCATCAACTACAGGAGAGGAAGATAGCATCTTATCTGAGGATATTTCTGAAGTTAGCAGCAGTGGAACCATTGCTTCCCCCAGCAAATCGTTTGGGCCATCCACACACGGTAACTCCAGTATTCAGAAAACCTCTACCCCACACAAAGGGGGAGCTACTCCACCAACCAGAGAGAAGACACCAGGTGAAAGGGACAGCTCCTTGTACAAGGATCCTCCTCCACTGTTTGGCCATCGATCTGTCTTGTTAGGTTCAGCTGATATCGATGCAATCTTTGAGAAGTACTCACAAGAGGATGCTGCAGCCAATGCTAAGGCTTCTGGGGATGATAGCATAGGAAGTACCAAACCATCTAACAAACCAACACCTCACAAGAAACCTGAAATAACTGCTGCAAAACCGAACATGCGAGATCGTAACACATCTAGTTCTGATGATCTAAAGAGCCCATCACGTGTTTTAGCAGGAAAGGCATTCTTCGAGAGACAGAAACCAGTGGAGACTGCCCCACCCAAAAGCTCTTATTCAAAACGGTCGGGCATTGCTGACAGGCTTACCAGCTATGAACAAAATGCTCGTAGCTCTCAAGCTAAAAAGGAAGAGGAGAAGGAGACCAAAGTAAAAGAAGATGCTAGTAAGAAGACATCTTCTGAAGAAGACAGCACAACAATGAAAAAAGCTTCTTTATGGGAGGAAGAGAAGTCCACAGAAGAAGTACTGGAGGTTGATAAGACTAGTGACACTAAAGAGGACAAAAAGAAGTCTTTATTTGATGATTATGAAGTAGCTTCCACCACTGCAAAGGGCAAGGAGACAGAAGCAATGGAAACTGATAAGACCActgaagataaaaagaatttatTTGATGACTATGAGGTAGCTGCTACTGCTAAAAATGATAAACCATTATTTGAAGAGATTGATGAAGATGACAAACTGTTTGGAGACGTTGATATAAAGAAAGATAGCACTACTGCTGCAACCATCACTGCCAAGAAAACAGTGTATGATGAATTGTTTGCCAGTGAGGAACCAACCACAAGAGTACAGAGGAGTGGATCACTGTTTGACCAAGAGTCCGACGAGGATGATGAACTGTTTGGAACTACAAAGAAGTCACAAAAGAAAGATGCAAGCCTAGAAATCTTGGATCTCAGCAAGTCACCAAGTACAGTGTTAGCTGAAAAGAAGGCAAAAGAAGTGAAGCCTATTTCTCCTTTAGCTGATGAAGATGAGTCCCCATTGTTTGGCAAACCTAAGTCACCATCAACCCCATCGCCTTCTATAGAAAATGAAGATAAGAAAAGTTTTGAGGAGGAAGAGAAGAAAGTTGTTGAGGAGGACAAGGAGCCTGTTGAAGAAGACAAGGAGCCTGTTGAAGAAGACAAGGAGCCTGTTGAAGAAGACAAGGAGCCTGTTGAAGAAGACAAGGAGGTTGTAGTTGAAGAAAAAGCTGCAAAGCCAGAGGAGACCAAAGAGGAATCTCCATCTCCTGAACTGTTTAAGAAACCAACATCACCTGGCTCACCACTGTTTGATGATGAAGCACAAGTGCAGAGGTCAACATCTATCTTTGAAGGCAAGAGGTCCAAGTCTGAGGAAGAGTTGTTCCAAATTGACCAGAAGCCAGATGAAGACTCTGTGATGAAGGAATCAGCAGtatctggtggttatttgctgGTAGATGTTGAGAAAAGGAAAGAAAGATCATCATTGTTTGATGACGAACTGTTATTTGATGACTCAGAAATTGTGTCTACTCTGGACAAGGAGACAAAAGAAAAGAGCTCTTTCAGTATTGATGACTTTGTTATGATACCAGATGTATCCTCAAATGAGCCAGTCAGTATTGAAGACACTACTGCTGATCCATTGAGTGACAAAAAGATTGACAGCACTAGTGAGGTTGCATTGGAGGAATTCCCACCCAAGGAATCAACTATAGACGAAGAACAAGATGAGCCAATAAAACCAAAGTCATCTGGAATTCACCGTGAGAACAGTGCAGAGTTGGCTAAAGCTGCTGTTGATAAGAAAAAGAACACACCATCTAGGGAAGACAAAAAGCCACCAACTGAAGACAAACCAGCATGGTTGTTGGAAGCACAGCGGCGTAAAGAGCGTCGCTTACAGGAGAAAGaaaaggaaaaagaaaagaagCAAATGGGAGTAAAAGATAGCCCAAAAAGGAGTGCTTCAACTGAATCATCCAAACCACTTGCTGATATCAAGTTGAAGAAATCAACAGTTGCAACCAGCAGTGTAGCAAAGAAGGCTCCCATAGAAGAAGATATTCCAGAGTGGAAGAAGAAACTGAAGGAGAGGAGACAGCATACTACTGACCTGAAGAAGCCACCATTGTCATCCTCCAAAGAGACTACCACCACTACATCTTATGTTAGTCGTAGAGAGAGATTAAGGGATGCTAAAGAGACCACCACGAATGATAATAAAATGGTTGATAAtgacaaaaagaaaacagatgATGAGAAAGTGGACAATAAAAAAGAAGAGCAGAAAGAAAAGGATGAAGAGGAACAAAAACCCAAAGAAGTGCGAGACAAAAAGAGTAAGTCACCAAGTCCTTTACAAGACAAGCCACCACTTTCCCCCAAACCAAAGTTAGAAGATTTGAAGTCTCCAAGTGCTACAACTAAACCCAGCACATCCTCTTCAAAGCCAGAATTGAAGAAGAAGCCCTCAGTAGAGGTAACCATTAGCTCAGTTCGACAAGATGTTAGACGACCCTCAGGGGACCAGGATAAGGAGAAGAGTCCCGCCAAGGAAGCTGAAGCAAGCCCAGTGAAAACAACTACTGCAAGTAAAGACAAAAAGACTGTTGCTGTTTCTTCTAAAGTCATTACCACTTCAAGGACTGCTAGTACCTCTTCAGAGGACTCTGTTCCCAAATGGAAGAAAGATTTAGCACAGCAGAAGAAGACAGAGAAGCTGTCAGTGGAAAGGACAAGCCGTGAGGCTTCAGTCACAAGTCCCACTCCAGACAGCATTCCTGAGTGGAAACGAAAATTGTTAGAAAAGAGAAAACAAAAACGCACACCCTCGCCTACTGATGACACTAAAGAG CAATCCGCTGCAGTGAAAATAGACAAGCAGACGTCATCAGACAAACCTAACTATCGTAGCATGCTATCAACCCGAACAGGACAAGGAGCTAGTGctactactattactactacCACTACATCTTCACCAAGTAGCAGAAGAAAGAATGTCAGTACAGCCAACAAAGAGGTGCCAGAATTTATGAAGGAGTTTAAGCTAAAGCGTAGAAATTCTTTACGTGATTCTAAGAG CTGA